One Halosegnis longus DNA window includes the following coding sequences:
- a CDS encoding SDR family oxidoreductase yields the protein MAEVVLVTGASSGIGAATARRLAADGYRVVLAARSESRLDRVREDLPTDALAVPTDVTDPAAVASLVDATLDRFGRLDGVVVNAGTGEQPDVPLSELSLDQFEQVTDVNVKGAFYTVRAALPAIRERSGAVVFLGSYKGKYPSTATPIYAASKWWLRGFAASLAGRVGPEGVQVGVVNPSGVPTEFGAEFRDQPNSDRLDPDAELAVEDVADAVAYVLSQSSPAAVTELDLFREDIYERF from the coding sequence ATGGCCGAGGTCGTTCTCGTCACGGGGGCGAGTTCGGGGATCGGGGCCGCGACTGCCCGTCGACTGGCAGCCGACGGCTACCGGGTCGTCCTCGCCGCCCGAAGCGAGAGTCGACTCGACCGCGTGCGCGAGGACCTGCCGACGGATGCACTCGCCGTTCCGACGGACGTGACCGACCCCGCGGCCGTCGCGAGTCTCGTCGACGCGACGCTCGACCGGTTCGGCCGCCTCGACGGCGTCGTCGTCAACGCCGGCACGGGCGAACAGCCGGACGTGCCACTGTCGGAGCTCTCCCTCGACCAGTTCGAACAGGTGACGGACGTGAACGTGAAGGGAGCCTTCTACACGGTTCGGGCCGCGCTGCCGGCGATTCGCGAGCGGTCGGGTGCGGTCGTCTTCCTCGGGAGCTACAAGGGAAAGTATCCGAGCACGGCCACCCCGATTTACGCGGCTTCGAAGTGGTGGCTCCGCGGCTTCGCCGCGAGTCTCGCCGGCCGCGTCGGCCCCGAGGGCGTACAGGTCGGCGTCGTCAACCCCTCAGGCGTACCGACTGAGTTCGGTGCAGAGTTCCGCGACCAGCCGAACAGTGACCGACTCGACCCCGACGCCGAACTCGCCGTCGAGGACGTGGCCGACGCGGTGGCGTACGTCCTCTCACAATCCTCGCCCGCGGCGGTCACCGAACTCGACCTCTTTCGCGAGGACATCTACGAGCGGTTTTGA